Within the Fusarium keratoplasticum isolate Fu6.1 chromosome 1, whole genome shotgun sequence genome, the region CTCTTGAGCCGGGTATCTGGTGACCCCTCCGGTTTTCTCGATGCTGCCCGGCTCTCGTCATGACTACACAAGCCTGAACCTGAGCCAGACCGCGTTTCCTCAGCCATCGTGACATTGCACCTTGAATTGGAGTGAACACAACAGGGGGTAAGGGATGGGCGGGGGACGGAACCTGACACATGTCGAAGTACCGGTACTTTCAGACGTGGGCAGCTTAACCCCTGTCGCAGCCGATCTGCATCCGTCTCAGATTTTGGGAAGAAAGGCGAATGCATCAACCCGAGCCTCGAAGGAAGAGTGGGTTGGCGTTTGTTGCGGGCTGACCTGACTAAGGAGGGCGCGGTACGTGATTGGGCGCctgttgatgaagccttCCAGGTTATGCACCAGCTGGGGGGCCGCCTGTTGGATTTTGACGGAACATCATGGCACCCGTCGGCGAACCGACAGCGGCAGGGGCGTCCATTACCGACCACGCGCGATAATGTCTCGTGCTCGAGGACAGCGACGACCAAAGACGAGATGGGAGGGGGATGGATTGTCGGCTCTTGGACCATTGTCTTCGATCGTATCGGAAATTCGACGTCgcccccctcctctcctgGCCCtgtcaccaccaacaaggggTGGGATCTTCAAACCTTGTCCTGCTTGTTAACGCCGCCCTCTAGCGAAGGCATGGAAGCCAACGAATGACTGACCTGGCCCAGTACCTGAGAAAAGTACCGTTTCCCAcctggaggagggtggcccggctgccgctgctggtgCGTCGGCTCCCTGTCCAggcatgagcatgagcacGACACAGGGGGTTATTTCAGTTCTTGGGGGTTGCATTCACCATTCAACATGCGCCATGGCCAAAACGGGTTCCAAGACCTTCAAATCCTCACAGCGAACCCCTGCTTGTTCGAGCCTTCAACTCCACAATCCGCAGGTCCACGAGACTCGGCCGACCCATCGATTGGCTGGCCTgcccccatctccaaggtAGCGGTACTTGGGCGAGCCCGCCCGCAGCAGGCTGTTGGCGCACCCAGCCCTCGCCATCTCGAAAAGGCTCGAGACCGTCTGGCTGGCGTGCACTTCTGTTTTTTCCATCCTTCGACCTGGCGTCCACTAGCGCCAGCCCCATTTCGAGCCAGCCGTGGGTACCTGTAGCCCTGTCTGTACTGGACTGTGGTGTACCTTTTCTGGGCGGCCAACCTGGAAGCTGTTTCAATGTCCGCCCACTCgttcgctcgctcgctcgtCTGTCGCCCTTGATTGCCCTTACCCAGTTTTGCCTGGGCCTGGCCTGTTGCGCGCTGGAGGCTCCCGGCTGTTCATGGATCAGTCCTCATCAACCCCAGTCAGCCCCGTACCTAGCTCCCCGTAAAGGCCCCGTAGCTCCAGCGCGAGCAATGTCGCTACTTGGCGTTTTAAGGGTACCAAGACAGGGTGTCCATCCCATCCTtgcacgcacacacacacacacacacgcatCACCCCAACTAATTGAAGCCAGGCCGAGCTAGAGCCAGAGGCAGAAACGGGGAGAGCGAAAGGCGACCGTGGTGGGAGCGgcaccagcccagcccagggaAGCGACAAGGGGCGGTAGGTACGTACCcactcaccaccaccgccccAACTGGAACCTTGAATTTCATCTCTCTTTTGCATCTTCACTCGCCTTTCCCTCATCAACCCGCCAGATTATCGATCAAACACCAAACCGCGTCCGATTTGACCCCTAGGCTTGGCTTCAAAGAGCCCATCGACTCTCGCAAAAGAATCTGCTTCATCTGCTCGGTCGCTGCCCCTCAGCGACGCTGCGCCTGCTGCGGCGCCCCTCGGCATCATGGTCGCTAAGGAATTCGTCGACTCTGACAGAGTCAACTATCTCGTCTGGAGGTTCGTCACTGCTCCGCGTCCCCCGACTCGCACTCGTCCCCCGCCCGCTGCCCGACACAGCGGTTGTCTTCGTGATTGTATTCCCCTGGACTTTTTGCGCTGACCGACGCCTCGCTGCTCCCCTCACAGGTACCTTCTCGAAGGCAGTATGTAGCACTCAGTTCTGCGCGCCTGTGGCGGCACGTTCTAACCCTCACCTCCGCAGATTACCGAGAGACGGCGGCCAAATTCCAAAAGGAGTGGCATGTCAAACAACCTCACAGAGACTTTGCCTTTGCGCGCCACGTCAAGAGCCATGCATTGGTCTCGGTCCTGAACCGCGGCCTCCTGTACCACGCGCTGGAGCGCGAGCATGCACGCAAGGTGGTAAGTGATGATCGGATTTTGTTGACATTGTCTGCGCTTCATTTGTCCCCCCACCCAAGCAGGCGGGCAGCAGTTTGGTGACAAAGCGAAACGTTTGAAACGGTCACGGGCTGACATTCAAGCTTCGCAGCTGCCTCAGGATGCACCAGCGGAAGCAGCCGAGGCGCTGCAGGTCGGCATCTTTGGCCCTCTGGACGCCCATCCACAGTCAAAaatcgacgaggaggaaggagaggatgctgagggagaggaggttgaagaagtaTCACGGAAACGAGCGCCTCAACAGTTACCCAATGGTTCGCCGGCTAAGCGACAGCGACTAAGCAATGGTTTTGAGCATGGCGTCGATGCATCGGCAgcggcatcagcagcagcaggaccTCCGGTGACGACACCCATGGAAGTGGACAACCAACCCGACAATCACGCCTACCCTTCGCCGCTCGAGGGCGAGCAGGCGCCGGAGCCGATTGTGCGTACTGACGGACCCGAGCAGGGCACCCAGGtcgacaaggtcgaggagctggctCCCGAGACGACCTTTATCCGGCTCGTGGACGATGGCCAAACTCACAGCAAGGGCGACGGCCGAGATGCAACGACCCCGTCGCCCCCATCTCCGTCCGGCGCTGAGAATGCTCCCATCATTTTGCAGTGCGAGTGGAACCCCAGAAACCCATCCATTCTGGCGGCTGCTGGAACGGATGCGCTAGCCCGTGTTTGGACGGTCGCGCGTGCCGGCCCCGTTGAGGCGGGGCAGGATCACGTGTCACCCCAAGGCCACACCCTGCTGGACCGTGACGTTCCCCGCGATACGACAGTAACCGCCCTGTCGTGGACTTCAGATGGTGCTGCCATTGCGGTTGCCACAGACTCTAGGAATCAAGCGTCGATCAACGTATGGTCGGCCGAGGGCGCCTTGCTACAGTCGATAGAGCTATCGGAGCCGCCCATTATCAAGCTTTCATGGAACCCCAGCAACACAGCGCTCCTCGCCATCTCACCGGACAAGGGAGGCGCTCTTGTGACGGTGCACTACCCACCCGCAGGAAACTCGCTCTCATATTTCCTCTCTGGTCACGATATTGAGGCTACTCCCCTCGATGCGGTCTGGACGGGTGATCACGAATTTTTGCTTTGCGGTGGCGACCTGATGGTATGCCTACACTGCACCGACACGACAATAGCTCAGGCGAGGAAAttcgagaccaaggaggatgaTAGCTTCAGGCAGGTGCTCTTTGATGCACGATCAAGACTGGCAGCTACATCGAGTGATAAGGGCACACTAGATGTAAGAAACCGCAGTATGGTAACTAAAGAAGCAAATGTGCTAACTGAAACAGCTCTGGGACGAGAAGGGACAGAGGAGGTCAATATCTGCACACCAAGGAGCCATTACTTCGATGCAATGGCAACCACTTCCTGCAAACCAGCCAGGTGCTGACGACGAGCGGCTGATTGCGACTGGAGGCGACGACTGTGCGATACTGATTTGGAACGCGCGAATGCCTGAAAGCAAGGCCAAGTGCTTCTTGACGATGGATTCACCGATTGTGCGGCTTGCATTTACGCCTGACGGAGCGTTTATTGCGGGGGCGACATCGACACAGGTATTGATTTGGAAAGTGGGAAGTCACCTTGTTCCCCGAGCGAGCTGGAGCAGACCGGTTCACTCAGGTTGGCTCAGCCCCAAGGCCAATGCCGAGacagatgaggaggatgagcaCTGTCTTTGTTGGGACGCTGACGGACAAAAGCTGGCTTACGGCTCTAATAGCAGGGTGAGTATCTGTGCGCTGACAGAAGAGGCAATGGCCGTGATACTAACATGTCGATAGCTCGCCATTATCAACTTTCGCAGATAGCGAAATGACTTGGACGGCTAAAGCAATCTAATGGAAGTGCGAGTTTGACATGTACATGGGCATGCATAATAGTAAGATGGGCATTTGGGTCACCAGCATCTGGAGTTTCGCATCGGCGCCGGCATGAATATCTCTTTGGGAGCACGGCAGGGTCGGAATCGAATCGAGGGccgatgatggatggatgcatggGACGACGGCACGGATGATCCTGATGCCTCTTCTGGCTTGGGCATGCATGATTCAGGGCGACAATATGGAAGTTGCAAGGGTCGCGAAagcaacggcaacggcaacgaCATGGGCATCAGCAAcagctttttttcttgtATACCACGACGACGAACAACGAACGACCGGCTGGCTACGGGGTTATCGAACAAGGTCTTTGGTTGGCATACTACACAAGAGATGACTTGGGCACCTGTCTACACACGAACATTCTTGACGAAGGAGCATGGATAGAGGATATAGGAGTACACACGTTGTGGCTTACGTCTTTTGGCCGGTTTCTTTTGTTTCTTGGGTTTGGGGGTCTTTTGGAGGGCAGGTGGACAGTTGCCGATCAATGACGGAcggctggaagaagaagggactTGGACTCGCGAGCTCGGGGATGAGCTCGTTGTATGGTATTGTTTCGCCTCCCCTCTTGTTTGTTGCCAAGGATTTGCGAAATCTGTACGAGTATATACCACAGCGGGGATGAAATAGCAGGTAAAAAACAAGAATCTACCTATGTATCTGTACCTATATTTGAGGTTAGTGCGGCTGCAAGCTGAGCAACAGACCAACACAGGCTAGACGGGCTACTGTAGGGATGATTCTGGTTCCGCACGCGAACAAATAGCCGGCACGCGTAAGACACGAGGCATACTGCGTGTCTCACCTGCACCTGTATGATTTGCCCGAACGGTTCGAGTGTTGAGGCGCCACCGGACCGGGCGTCAGCTGTGAGGCGGCAGGGCAGGAGAGCCTGGTCTGGTGGATGATGAATCgacgatggccatgatggagggttTGGAGGAGTTGGTTATGGAGAGTTAGTTTGTTCTTGTGATGGCTGTCGTGATATGTTTCGAGTggatccatctccatctccaaatcACATCTCATCTCTGACTCGCGGGACAAGCCGTTGTTGTCTCCCTTCCCACAAACAAAGGGGGCACCACCCATCCATTGATCGATTGTTGTGTGTGCGTGCGGGTGCATCCCCGCATCAAAGCGTGTGTATTTGTCTAAATACGTACCTTGAGTCCGTCCTTGTCTTGAACATGCCCGCCGCCCCTTTCGAGTTTCCCCTCAAAGGCGTCCAATTGTAAACGACCTGGTATGCCCGCTCAGCGGTTAGAGGTGGAAACGCCCCCGCTCAACAACTCTAGAGGGGCGCtgctgcggcggcggcgggccAAAAAGCATGGGATTGGAACCCCGGGTTTGCATATAATGCCATGTTCGATAAGAACCTAGAGGGGGAGAGACAGACATCCCCATGTTGTCGCATCGTCAAGAGTTGTTTGTTTGTGTAGAGTATCAATCAATTACACCGTGAAACATTTGATACAAAGGAAAGAACTTGCCAATTCTTTACAGACATCATCATTACCCTCTCTTctattacttttatttttctctctcaaggCAAAGCCTCATTCAACACAGAAACCCTCCCCGccatgatggcatcatcacAGCTCCACGGCCTCAACCGCGGCAGACACTCCCCCGAGTGGACAGCCGAGATGCGCGACCGCCAGGCCAGAGGCAAAGATCCCACAAAGGAGGAAGAACAGCCCGAGCCCAGCAAGACGAAAGACTCTGACGCGCTGCAGATAGGAGGACGGCAAGTCTTTCTTTCCCCTTCCTAATTCCTGTTGCTCCCATTTCGTAGTAGCAAAGTGACTGACTGGGATTTTATCTACTAGCCACTATGAAGAATCTCACTTGGAAAAGGAGCGCAGGGGAGAGGCTCTGAGCGTCCTCGATAATCCAGAGGCCCTTCTAGCCCACGCCCAAGCCAGCGGCGACGTGAGCATCTCCTCTCTTCATGTTTCCTCTCACCTAACTGTTGTCTTAGAGCGTCACTGGCCAGCGCGTCCGCTGGCTGCGGCAGCTATGCGGCTACGACGAAGATCGAGACAGACAACCGATCCATCCGATGAGGAGCTCCAAGGGCCAGCAGTATGCGGGTGATCGGGGAGGTCGATAGGAAGAAGGGGGTTCTTGCTCTGGATCGGATATGAAAATTCAGACAGACAGGACTTTTTACGCATTCACGATGGAGTTGTCATGCTTTTTTCTCACGAGCCCTTATTTTCAAGAGCAGCGGTACACACGTTTATGATTCAAAACGATATCGACATTTGCCATCCACCTTTTCTAAAGCCATCGTTGAAAAGATATTCCAAAAACCTAGGTATGTAGTGCCATGTCTGTAtgtatgtgtgtgtgtgtgtgtgtgtgtgtgtgtgtgtgtgtatgtATAAACAAGGCTTTAACAACACGTCTAACGAGCTTATCCAAGCTCCCATCCCATATGTTGAAGACTTCGCTATCCTCCAAAAGGTTGCTGACACGATAAAACAATGCTTGTGCTGACAGTGTATGACCCAACCAGCCCTCAACCAAAAAAGCAGACATAATGGCTGGTTGCCCAAAAAAAGACTCCTTAAAAGAACGCCGTCAAAATGCTTTGTATCCTAGAATCGATACCCCCTTTACGTCCCCAGTCTATGCGTATCTCATACTGCGCGTCCTTCCCCAGTTTTGCTGGTTATTCCCCCAGTTTTGCTGGTTGTCCAAAGGCGCGTAGTTGTAACTTGGTTGTGGGTGCGGGTTGGCGCCCCGAGAGTACGCAGGCCAGGCGTGCATCTCTGTGGGCTTGGGAGCCTTGCGCCGGCTGATTCTTCGTCGGATGCAGCTGTAGCAGCagctgaggatggcgatggcgaggagtCCGGCGATCACGCAGCCCACGGGGATCGTGATGTTCTTGTTGTCCTCGAACCAGCCCACAATCTCCTTCCATGTCGAGCTGCCCTTGCAGTCTCCGTTGTCACACTTGCCGCCGCCCGCGCAAGGCGTGCCGTCGAGGAAGTTTTGGTTCCTCTGCGTGCAGACAGACTCTCCCGGATATTGGCACGACAAGAGACAGCTCGATGTGCAAGCCTTCATCTGTTCGCCTTCATCCGTGCTGTTCTGCCACATGGTCCTGCACTGCTGGTCTCGGGAGGTGCACTGTCCAGACGCGCACTTGAGTCCGTCGCCGCAGTCAGTACCGTCGTCCTTGTGCTCATCCTTGGGACAGTTGGCATCCTTGCCCGTACACTTCTCCTCAGGGTCACAAGCTCCCGTGCTGGCACGACAGACTGTTCCTGAAGACGAAAACTTGCACTGCTTGGTGCAACAATCTTCGTTGGTGTAGTCACATTCAGCCTCACCCTTGAACTTGCATTTGGATCCGTCGCAGCAAGGGTTGTCTTTGCAACTGGCGTCTCCGCCGCAGTCGCAgtcctcaccctcctcgacgatgccgttACCACACTGGCTGCCcgtgatggtcttgatgcccttgttgtCAGTCAGACACTCCGTCTTGACGTTGCGCTTGAAGCCCGAGCAGATGTTGCCGATAGTGCAAGGCGAAAACTCCTTGATGCTGTCCTTGCTGGAGGGGTTCATGATGTACTGTTCATTGGCATCGCACGTGCTCTTGCTTAGCGGGCAGCATGATTGCACGTCCGACTTGACCGGGCATGCACTCGAAGTACAGTCGTGAACGGCGCCAAACGTGTGTCCCGTCTCGTGAGCAAACACCTGCCATTCCGATGATGTTCTCACCACGACGTTGGCACCAGCCACCGTCTCATTTCCTGAACCGCTACCACCCGAGTTGTCCGACGATCCGGAGCGGCACAGCTGACCCAACCACGCGAGACCGACGGCGGATTCAGTGGGACAGGTGCTGAGCAGAGTCCAATAGGCGTTACCATCCTGATACTGACCACGCCATGCCGAGAAGAGGTTGAGTCGGGCGGCCAAGTTGACACTATCCGAGCACTTCTGGTTCCAGGGAGCTGCTTCAGAGGGGGCAGAGGGGCACCCCTTGTTGCTGATGGTGAGGTTACGGAGACCGAGTGAGATGCTAAATGTGCTTTCATATAGTCGCGAGGCTGTGTTAACCATATTGATAACGTTCTCCCTCAGTGCCGTCTGGTTGTCGAATTCAGCCGTGTAGCCGCAGTCGGTAGCAATTCCCAAGAGAGCGACCTTGCGGGTAGTGGGACAACCGTCAACAGAACCGATGGTCGCCATGAGGTTCACACCAGTGCCATCGTTGCCCGTCGATCCTCCGTCGATGGATTGTCGGCCAAACAGATGTTTGGCAGGGGTAGAGGCAAATGTGTTATAGTCCTGCAGGTCGTGAAAGTCGCCGTTGAAGCCCAGCGAGTCCGAATCGCAGAGCGCATGCGAAGCGGCGTCGCGCTTCAACTCGTTGGGGTCGTAGGACATAATATCAGAGTCTCGCCAGACAACCATGGTCTCGTCGTTGTTCTGCGAAGCGGGCAACGCAGGGTCGCCTTCATGTCGAACCTTTTCATAATGGCTGCCAAATTGAATATGGTGGTGTGTTCCGTCGAGTCCAAGAGTGCCCTCGAACAGGGGCTTCTCACCGTCGCGGTAGATGGTTATCCGtgcccagccagcctggGTCCATCCCTCTCTCCCAGCACGCTCTACAAACGTATCGCCCTTGAACACCCTGTGGTCGCTGCGCTTGACGGGCTCGACGGATTCGACCTTGCCATCGGCGTCCAGATAGGTAACGGAGAAGTCATCATGCAGGATGTCGTGGTTCGGTTCGAGCTTGAGCCGGATCTTTTGCTGTCCGTTGTGAAGCGAGAAGTAAAGGTCGAATTTGGAGTCGGAGTGGACGCGGTGGGAAGGCGtcttgatgacggcgtcgGCGACAAAGGTCACCTGGCTAACGGCATTTCGCTTTACCGAGTACGCTGGCAGGCCAAAGACATCAGCACGCCCGCAGAGGGCATCGCGGAGAGAGTTGACATACCTAGCGAGGACTCTATCAAGAGGGCGACGCCGGCAACGGCGGTCGCAAGTGACCTTATTGATACCATGTTTTTCTTTATTCGTCGGACCGTGAGAGGTCCTGTGTAGGGAGAGGCAGCGCGCCAAGTAGAAGCAGTCCTACAGCATACAGGCCATCCAGAGGCAATATGGTCCGGTAGAGTAATGTGGGAAAGCCAGATGTCGGAGCAATAAATGTGAGACGGATGATCGAGACGTTTCGTTCGCCGTGGTGAGACGGACAGGCCGAAGCTGGGGGACGCTAATAATAAGTCGGACGGGTTGCAACGACACGAACGAGGGAGGAGTGGAGATGTGacgttgttgttgaaggtCGGAAGTTGCCAGACGAGGCTGATACAAAGGGGACTCTTAAGAAATCGAGGGAAGAAGCCTCAATAAAGAAGAGGGGAAGAAAATAAACAAGATTATTGATTTGACCGAGATTGATCAGCAGGCGTTGGGATAGGACAGGATGACGGGAGATCAGAGGGAAAATCAGAGTGTGGCGGAGGGCCAAGGCTTATCCCTAGAAGGTACAGCACAGTCAAGACTGCCGTAGCCCGGTGATGGCCATGAATGACCCCCAGAGAATATGGAATCCAACCTATGCCAAGAACTTCCAAGGGCTTGGGATGTGGATGCTGGGGGGACAACCAAGCCCCGCCCCCAGCGAATAGAGGCACAGAGGCCGCGCGGTGCCCTCCTCTGACCTCCTCTGCACGCATAGTAGCGCATAGCATAGCCCCTTGGCGGGTTTGCCAGAACCCGTCAGGATCATGAATGTTGGCCGTGAatggcttcttttctccagcagcttggtAAATATCAACATCCCCTTTATCCCGAGTTGCATTGCATCTCCCTCCCTTGCCTGTATCTTTGTCTGAACCCTTTGTTGTTCGTTCACCTTCATAGTTCGCAGGCGGCCTCCAATGACAAGCCGGACCCTCCTCCCTCCGTGCGCCGACGTATCCGAGAGCCTCGACCTCCCCGTGCGTCGTGCGTGCAGCGCCGAGCACTAACACTCACAGGCTTGTTTCAACCCAGGGCTCGTATTCCCACGCGCGCGCGCGCGGCTTGCCCCCAAACATGGCAACCCGCAGCCCGCTTCTTGGGTTCTCTATTTTTGACGCCCGGCCTCTCCTCTCAGATCAGCTTGACACGGCGAtggagttggagatgggggatGCAGACAACTCGCCTCGCAGACTCGAGGTTTCTTGCATTTGACGAACCCGCATGAGCTGGACGTTTATCTTTATCACCCAGTAGCATCCCCTCACCAATTCGTTCAGGCTCAGCTCAGGTCCAGTTTCAGCAGCGTCTCGGAAACCGCCCACGCCGGTTACGAAGACGGAGACCCTACCTACATGCGCCCAGCtgctattaatattactcGGCGCCTATTCACCCACATCAACCTTTTTGTGCTCCTCAACTCGACGGATCCAATGTCAACGATATCTCGTCTTTACCGCTACGACGGTTTATCTCTCTCATCCCTGCTGCTCTCTTTTCACACGACTGGCCGCTCCGTAAGCTGACAGACAAAAAATCTCCTCCCTCGGCACACAGCCTCAATCAGGTAGATTGCATGTTCGGCGGTCGGTGTGCCCATTCTTGGCTGCACCCATCATCTTGTTAGCCAAGACGTCCCCTACCTCCACTCGTTGACTCGAGATCCATTCTTTGACCGCAATCATGACGAGTCCATTCAGCTCTGGGCGCATCTTGGTGGAACATGATCCCCCCCAGCCTTGATTTTTCGGTCAATTGCTGCTTTTTTCGGTTCTGAACCCTTGAAAAAACATGACCCGTCCTTGAAAGCGAGAAAAACAAGCACATCGCGCAGTAATTCCGAACTCAAGTTGGTGGTTATCCCACTATCCCACTCGTCCTCCGATGACAGTACACGCGTCCCTTGCCATGATGTGAGAAAATGTTAAAGTCGCCCATGGCAGTTGTCCCAGCCAATGCTTTCTTTGAATCATTCTTTGTTCATCTCGGTCCAATGATCATgatctgcatctgcatctgcatgaAATAAACACATCACCTCAGTCATGATTCATATGGCTCATTTCTAgacctttcttttttgtcttCCTGAAATAATCTTGTGTGTACAAAACAAAACCGCAATGCTCATAAAATAGCTTCATAAAAACGGTTCCCAAGCCATCGAGAAAATCCTCTTTCAGGTAGTGTCGTGGCTGTATTGTATCCCAGCATCAACCCCAAAACACCGCACGGGACGTCCGTTTGATTCCGGGTCGCTTCTCGACCTCTCTCATCCAGATCCCGTTTGCCTTGTATCCATGGTATATAAACTCCACTAGATAAATGcaccatctcatcccttCTCTTTACTCATCTCATCATTCAACGAGGGCCTACTTGCGCTTGGCCTCATGCACGCTCTTGATAATCTTCTCCACAACAGAGGGATCAGACAGCTGCGTATCATGTTAGTCAATGTGCCTCCAACTCTCCAATATTGAGGGCAACTTACAGTAGTGATATCACCAAGCTGATCCTCCTCACCCGCGACAATCTTTCTCAACACACGGCGCATAATCTTGCCACTTCGTGTCTTGGGCATGTCGGGGACAATGTACACCGCCTTGGGGGCGGCGAATGGTCCGATGCTCTTTCGCACCtggatgatgagctccttgcGGAGAGCGTCAGTCGACTCAACGTCCTCCTTGAGATCAACAAAGGCGTTGACAGCCTGGCCGGTGAGCTCGTCGGCAATACCAACGACGGCGGCATCGGCAACGGCGTGgtgctcgaggagggcaGCCTCGATCTCGGCAGTCGACAGACGGTGACCGCTGACGttgacgacatcatcgacaCGTCCTCGGATCCAGTAGAAGCCCTCGTGGTCACGGGCGGCACCGTCACCAGTGAAGTAGTAGCCCTTGTAGACATCAAGGTATGTCTCCTTGTATCGCTTGTGGGCTCCCCAGACGGTGCGAGCCATGCTGGGCCAGGGCTGCTTGAAGGCCAGGACACCCTCGACATCGTTGCCGTGGATCTCCTCACCGGACACGGGGTCGATGAGGGCGGGCTCGATGCCGAAGAAGGGCAGAGAGCAACTGCCGGGCTTGGTAGGAGTGATACCGGCAAGAGGGGTGAGGGTGTGAGATCCGGACTCGGTCTGCCAGTAGGTGTCGACAATGTGGCACTCCTCCTTTCCGATAACCTCAAAGTACCACTTCCAGATCTCGGCAGCAATGGGCTCACCGACGGAGCCCAGAACTCGGAGGTGAGCGAACCTGCCTCGGACGTGCTCGTCACCGGCACGCTTGAGCAGCCGCAGGGCGGTAGGGGCGACGTAGAACTGGGTGACGTTGTGGCGCTCAATGATATCCCAGTATCGGGAGAAGTTGGGGAAGGCGGGAGTACCCTCGAAGACAACGGTAGAGACACCGAGCATCAGAGGGGCGTAGACGACATAGGTGTGGCCAGTGATCCAACCGACATCACCACCGCAGAAGTATCGGTCGCCCTCGTGGATATCGAAGACGTACTTGCCGGTCATGGCAGCGCCAAGCAGGTAACCGGCAGTGGTGTGCAAAACACCCTTGGGCTTGCCAGTGGAACCAGAGGTgtagaggaggaagagagggtcCTCAGAAGCCATGGGCTCAGGAGGGAAGTAGTTGGGCCacttctcaacctcctcgtGCCACCAGAAGTCACGGCCGGCGGTCCAGGGGATCTCGGAGCCAGTGCGCTTGTAGACGAGGACGTGCTCGACGTCAGGGCACTGCTTAAGGGCATCGTCGACAATCTTCTTGGTGCCGATCAACTTGCCACCTCGCTTGCCCTCGtcggtggtgatgacaaCCTTGCAGCCGGCATCGACAACACGGTCGCGGAGAGAGTCGGCAGAGAAACCGGCAAAGATGACGGAGTGGACAGCACCGATACGGACACAGGCCATGAGGGCGACAATGGCCTCGGGAATCATGGGCAGGTAGATGGCAACAGTGTCGCCCTTGCGGACGCCCATCTGCTTGAGGACCCAGGCGGTGCGGGAAACCTCGCGGAGGAGCTCGCCGTAGGTGACATTGCGGCCTTCGCTAGGGTCGTCGGCCTCGTAGATGATGGCAACACGGTCAGGATCAGCAAAGGCGTGGCGGTCGACACAGTTGTAAGAGGCGTTGAGGCGACCCTCGTTGAACCACGAGACGTCGGCGTTCTGGAGGCTGCCGCTGCGGGTGGTCTGGAAGTCGCGGTCCCACGAGATGAGCTCACGGGCGCGCTCAGCCCAGAACTTGT harbors:
- a CDS encoding LisH domain-containing protein, with the protein product MVAKEFVDSDRVNYLVWRYLLEGNYRETAAKFQKEWHVKQPHRDFAFARHVKSHALVSVLNRGLLYHALEREHARKVLPQDAPAEAAEALQVGIFGPLDAHPQSKIDEEEGEDAEGEEVEEVSRKRAPQQLPNGSPAKRQRLSNGFEHGVDASAAASAAAGPPVTTPMEVDNQPDNHAYPSPLEGEQAPEPIVRTDGPEQGTQVDKVEELAPETTFIRLVDDGQTHSKGDGRDATTPSPPSPSGAENAPIILQCEWNPRNPSILAAAGTDALARVWTVARAGPVEAGQDHVSPQGHTLLDRDVPRDTTVTALSWTSDGAAIAVATDSRNQASINVWSAEGALLQSIELSEPPIIKLSWNPSNTALLAISPDKGGALVTVHYPPAGNSLSYFLSGHDIEATPLDAVWTGDHEFLLCGGDLMVCLHCTDTTIAQARKFETKEDDSFRQVLFDARSRLAATSSDKGTLDLWDEKGQRRSISAHQGAITSMQWQPLPANQPGADDERLIATGGDDCAILIWNARMPESKAKCFLTMDSPIVRLAFTPDGAFIAGATSTQVLIWKVGSHLVPRASWSRPVHSGWLSPKANAETDEEDEHCLCWDADGQKLAYGSNSRLAIINFRR
- a CDS encoding Acetyl-coenzyme A synthetase — encoded protein: MATVENPQVPVEPAVAPEVLPKETVPAAAPAPAASQPVPEKTQEAPAQETKAPVVAEAHLVDTYHPPQRMFAKHPHRPHLANLEEYKRLYKESITQPNKFWAERARELISWDRDFQTTRSGSLQNADVSWFNEGRLNASYNCVDRHAFADPDRVAIIYEADDPSEGRNVTYGELLREVSRTAWVLKQMGVRKGDTVAIYLPMIPEAIVALMACVRIGAVHSVIFAGFSADSLRDRVVDAGCKVVITTDEGKRGGKLIGTKKIVDDALKQCPDVEHVLVYKRTGSEIPWTAGRDFWWHEEVEKWPNYFPPEPMASEDPLFLLYTSGSTGKPKGVLHTTAGYLLGAAMTGKYVFDIHEGDRYFCGGDVGWITGHTYVVYAPLMLGVSTVVFEGTPAFPNFSRYWDIIERHNVTQFYVAPTALRLLKRAGDEHVRGRFAHLRVLGSVGEPIAAEIWKWYFEVIGKEECHIVDTYWQTESGSHTLTPLAGITPTKPGSCSLPFFGIEPALIDPVSGEEIHGNDVEGVLAFKQPWPSMARTVWGAHKRYKETYLDVYKGYYFTGDGAARDHEGFYWIRGRVDDVVNVSGHRLSTAEIEAALLEHHAVADAAVVGIADELTGQAVNAFVDLKEDVESTDALRKELIIQVRKSIGPFAAPKAVYIVPDMPKTRSGKIMRRVLRKIVAGEEDQLGDITTLSDPSVVEKIIKSVHEAKRK